A region of the Apium graveolens cultivar Ventura chromosome 6, ASM990537v1, whole genome shotgun sequence genome:
ATCTTATaattatgaaaaaaattaataaaatagattaaattaattagtaaattaatttGTACATAAATATAAACTTATTGTTCACTAATTGATTATCGAGTCATAAATGTGTATGCATGTAAGATGTTTACGAGTAATATAACTAGTGATTTTCACGATTTGCTCACAAATGTTTTAATGGAATTTGTTTGCAAATTTTTGACCTAAATCAACTCATTTATGAATTGAATCTTAAAATTATGTTTATGTTCATTTTCTTTATAAATTGAATAAAGCTTGAGCCGAATTTTTTCGAACCGACGACCGAACTATTCAGCGTATTAACTCATTTAAATCTCTAAACTTACTTTATTTGAGTACCGTGGGTTGAATACGTTCTTATAAAGTAAGGGGTCATTTGGCAAATCTGAATCATTTATATCTGAATTATTAATATTTCTGAATGATCTGAATTAATCAAAAATCTGAATATCAATTGATTAAGATCATTTggtatatatttatttttatgatttcTGAATGATTAAATTTTGTGATTAAATGAGTCTGAAACAATTAcaagattttaaaattgatataaTATTGAATGTTAAAAGTGCTAAGCATTTAAAATGCTAGATGCactaaatattttaaaaaataatgtgtTTTAATTAAAAATGTAATTCAGACAAAGACATGTATAAATTAAAATAGGTACTAATACGCTTTAGTAAAAGTAATTGGTTAgttattaataaatataatattttattaaataaaattgcTCGTGAGTTTTTTATAAAAAGAAGTGTTTTAGTTGGGTAAAATAAAAAGGGCAATGTGTTTAACTTGAAAAAATTTATTgatttatatattaattaagttaggataattaagtaaaaataaaatttaaataaggATAGTTAAGTAAGCAAGTATGGTACTATCGATCCACTCTCAAATTTTTAAGGTTTCAttgattataatataatatagtgTAGCTAGATATTAAATTTGGATAcatgggaatattattaaaaaattattaacttAATAAAATAACTTGTTTATCATAATATTTGTTTTAATGTTAGTGCAAAATGATATAATTATGAATGTCATAataattatagttaataaaaaaatattaaaaatgaaaGAGAAAATAGGCTTTTGcaaaaaagaaggaaaaaaataatataaaagcttgataaaaagtGTGTACAGTATCATATGAATCATTCGGATAAAGTTATCTACATGAATGATCAGGTGATTTATGAATCGCTCATGTGTTAAATGTTTTCAGACAAATGACCTGAATGAAAAGATGCGGTCAGATCAGTGTTCATTCAGTAACATTCAGGGCCAAACAAATGGGACCTAAAAGATGATTGATTCGTTGAACATTAGATATGAAAAGTGTGTTCTAATTTCTATGAAGTAGTTTAGAGGTTTCTTGGGTATAATATTTTGtcaaatattaattattttaactagatgatttagtaaattattttgattaataaattaaatttagttattttgaataaaattattatatatatatatatatatattaattagtTTTTATATTTTCACTAGAATTACGGATAATCATCTCATAATAAAAATCTTATCTAAGTAGCTTTTCAGAGTTACTTTTTAGGATCAAACCACTATTTTAATTTATTTCAATCAGCTAACTATCAAACATTAATATAAGAGGTTTACTTGGTTAAACCTctatttgataaaaaaaaaatatttttttctcaAGAAACTAATTTCCATGACTTTTATGTCAAAATTAGTAAATTTTAATTCATGATATGAGATGGTTAGCTCTCAGAAACGTTGGGTCATTGTGTACGGATATTTTTTGGATATTACCGTAGGACCTCgataaatgaatattcaataaacGAATAATCTTACCAAATAAATACTTTTTTTCAGTCCCAACATAATAGAAACAATATATTTTTtacctcgataaatgaataatctcGATTAATGAATAAAATATATCGGTACCAAGGGTATTCATTTATCGAGGTTTAACTGTAATGGGAAGAAAAGAACGAAAACCTTGGAATAGGTTTGTCTTGCTCATTGGTGTAAAAATTGGTTAATGTATCGATCCAGGAATAATCATAAAATTGGATTGTAACGGGAAGAAAAGAACGAAAACCTTGGAATATGTTTGTCTTGCTCATTGGTGTAAAAATTGGTTAATGTATTGATCCAGGAATAATCATAAAATTGGATAATATTAGGAAGAATTAATCGGAtgtaatttaatattttaattatatttagtttatatcattattttattattaattaattaatatttatcaTATTACATATACTGTAATCACTTAAATTTTATTTTCTAttgaataattattttttatatattcaTATCAAGAAGAATATATACAAATTGATCAGATTTTAGAAATCGAATCAGTCATATATATTATATAGAGTTAATTCGAGATTAATCGATAAAATCGAAAGTTTTTAAAAGGGTTAAATATCAAGGTGATCACTTAACAGAAGACCATATATTAGTTTAATCATCAAATTTAACGCGATATCATTTGGATcaccaaaataataataaatatcaaacagataACTCAGAATATGTGCTTAAGaactaaaaattattttatgtaattctaaatatttttcttaaattctATTATAACTAAAATAGGGTTATGAATTCATAATATTTTAGATGATAtattgagatttttaaaaattaaaatattaatgtGTGATATAGTAGATAACAATCTTCCAAAATATATAATAGAACTCCCCGTGTATAAATTAAAATCCCCACCTGTTATTCACATGATTTCATAAAATATGTGGGGAATATTTTTTGGAACGAAAAGCGAAAATAAGGTATATGTTGGTGTTAAAATTAGATGGGCCCATTTACCCAAAACCAAAGGGTGGATAATAAGAAGAGATGAGGCGGAGGGGCAAGAGTTTACCCTAGTTAGCCTCCCCTATTACCCCCTATATAAGCGCCTCGTAGCCGCTGAATGACacacataaacaacatcacaTCTCTCTTCTTCCTTCCTCTTATCTCCAGTTTACTCCGTACTTTTCAACAGCTTTGTCTAAAAATTCTACTAGTAGCTATAATCTACATAGGTAAATTCAGAGCCGATATTCAGAAATAGAAGTGTGACCTGTCTTGCATAAGCCACTTGATTTGTTCATCAGTGAACTGTTTATCTATGGTCTGTGCAAGGCAGGACACCTTCTATGTTTGATCTCACTCTCTCCCCTTACTGTTTtgtattaatatattaatatatattgtATTCCTTGGGTATGGATCTCAACTTACACATACACTAGTGCATAATACATGATTCAACAACTCGGTGATGGGAAAAAATAAGACGAATTCAAATCTAAACCTGCCCCCATTTTTATCACCGTCTTTCTTATGCTGATCTGTAATCTGTAATAATTTTTACTCGGCCAAAATTTATGAAGTCTTTTATTCtgtataaaattttatttaaattatcaAAAAAGTAAACGCGATTAGAATTTGTTTTTTTTTGACAGGAGAATATTTGTTAAGGTGGCTTTTTGTTTGTTTATAAACTTTTATTACTGTCTTTAAATGTGGCGTTAGGCGCTGAGTGATGTGATTACGGATTAATCATTAAAGGCTGTGGCAGATATTCGGTGAATGTGTCAGGGCCTGCCTAGTACTGATGAGTAGGGAAAATATGGTTTGTTTCAAATTTTTTGGATAAAATCCAAATCGAAAttgaagaaaaatcaaaaattgCAGTTGTGACTGCATTATTGGTTTGAGTTTCAGTTTTAAAAGTTTTGATTAGATTATAAATTTTCGGTTTTGATTTTAAAACCAATAAAAAAATAATGGTGGCCCTAAATGTCATTTTGAGATAAAAAATGTTccaaaatatcatttttaaaaattatggcCATAAATGTCACATCAAAACACTATATATCGTATAGCgtttttgtttatttatttattttaatttagtAAACGTGATTTAAGTAGTGTTTTGGTTTCAAAGGTCACATCATGTAGCGTCTTGTTGTGTAGCGTTTTGGTCCCAAAACAATACTTAATCTACTTCTTTTTTTATACATataattttttctaaaaaatttattttaacctCAAATAAAAATTGTTAATTGCCAAAATACTAAACAATTATTTAAAtctcttatatatataatacGAGAACATAGTTATAATATCCATGAGATTAAAAAATCTTTTTGAAATGACTAATTTACCCTGtactttaaatttatataaaagagGTTATTGGGAGGAATTGAACCCGAATCTTTACATTCACAAGGACATCACCTTAATACTATACCACACCGTTACTTAAGTTTATTATAatacacataatatgtgagtgtcgtaaatagcgataatttatttaactttaaacataattcgtaaaatatttgtagagttaattttgaacaattgaatttgagatataaagttaatTATAGTACATAAACGGATCATTCCTTTATTTattaaacaatttttaatttgaaaagtatgtctcatacatttttaatatatattttttaattaaaaataaatggtacatataattaattttttatatgttaaaaagagatacacttatataaataatatatatgtgtactACATATTTAAATAAGTTATAATTAGCGTATTTCGATTTATTTCGAATCTAAAACTAGAAGTTGacccatttttcaaaaaatactcgaaagtTGACTAAATGACATGCCCGTAAATACCACGTCCCTGCATAGGTTTAATTTTAAATTACGAGTTCGACTAAAAAATCTTACCAACAAAGAAAAGTTTTGTGATATCTCATAATGGAAAAAAATAATATCTTTGAGATCTTTATAaaatcaagtcaattgataatatgtatTAAAATTACTAGTTTCAAAATCGGAATTTTACCCATTTTggaaaaatactcgaaatttgactacataaCCCAGCCGAAAATACATCATCGCTATCTAGGTTTAACAAAACCTAAATACAAAATCCGGCTCAGTCAAAATCCGGGTTTTTTAAGGTCCGATCAAGACCCGGCTATGTGgaccttttgtgcatctctagtcATGATTCATTTAAAACTATAAACGAAATTTTTATATCGGTTTTTTGGTGATACAAAGGATTATCAATTCATGTTATCATATTTTGGACATTTTAATCTAATATTATGAGATTAAGAGCCATTTTTTAGTATTTTATATTAAACCCAGTCaaatcaaaattataaaaaaaaaaactATCAACCAAGCGGATTTAATTATAGTCCATGCGTTAACGTTAATGAACTTGGCATCTTCAATACAAATACAAGAATCTAGAGTGTTGTTCATAAATAGGTCAGCTAATTGTTTTCAGATATTGTTAATTCTTTCATGAAACAACATTCTTGTTATTACGATTTAGACACGCACGCGTATTTAACCACACTTAACATATCTCTATCCCCTTTAGAAAtgagataaaataaaataataatctaTCAGGCATCAGCAAGCAGCAAAAGCAACATTAATAGAGTACTTGTAAAAATCAGTAGATTCCTGACATATTTTCAATCCAATTTATACTATAAATTCAGATACAGTCTAATATCATCCATTAAATGTAATATAGAATAAGTTATAAGATCGCGTGTTCAGTGTTCACAGATATGTAGGCGAAATTGAGGATATCTGTCCCATTCCCAGATTATTAGTAGTTCAGTATATGTGTATGTATTGTAATCCCAGTGGGTTATGGACGGGAAACCGGCGACCCCGTCATCTTTAGATGAAAATGTAACTTGATTCGACTCGATTTTGTTTCGAAAAATGAGTATTGGAAATGAGTAGtgagatattattattatttttttttaaatcttgcTTGCATGTGAATTCATCATATTTAAATTTTAATCCTCCTTCAAATTTTAGTCTATATATACTAAATCCGAATATTTCATACTCGAATTGAATAAGGGGTTAAAAACAAATACTCAAATCAGACGAATTACTAACTTTCAGAACATTATGAAAAAGCAAGGGAGGATGATGAAAATATGTGTAACAGGGATGGAAGTAAAAGGATGACATGTATGTTTAGGCCAAAAGTCAAAACAATCTCAAACAACACCTCATTTTTGGCTTTTTTCACATGTACACATAAAACACTCTTCCTACTTTAGACATATTTGCTTACCCTTGTTGTCATAATGTCATTGTGGTGACTTGTGATCTATATATCTCTAGAAAATATACAAATACAATCACGCATATAACTTCACAACTACAAAAAGGGGAAAGAGGAAGATGGAAGAAGGAAGCAATGGAGACCATGAGGGACTGGCTGTGAGTGTAAAAGATGGTAATATGAATAACCTCCACAATGAATCTTCAGCCTCCATTTTAACACTTGCCTTTATGCAGAAGGTCTGCTTTTTTACTTCACTTGCATTTCTTTACTGCTTCTCTACCTTTTTCTTTGCACTCCGTTTATATATAAGTGTAGAGGCCAGCCAGTTTAAACCAATATTATACCAATTATTGTGTTATTGCAGTATTAGATTTTCTATGACAATCTTGGCTCACTGCTTCATTCGATAATTTATGCTAAAAGTTCAAAAGAACTGTAAACCTCGGACATATATACCAATACCACGACTACAGCATTAAGTTAAAGATTGCATTGTATAAATGTATAAGTATTACATAATATACAGTTCCAAATTACTAGTGTTGTCTATGTACAGGTGATTGCAGAGATGTTAGGAACCTATTTCGTAATTTTTGCAGGGGAGGCTGCTGTAACAGTTAATCTTGCAAAGAGCAATGTTGTGACTCTCCCCGGAATTTCAATAGTTTGGGGACTGGCAGTTATGGTTATGGTTTACTCAGTTGGCCATATCTCCGGAGCCCATTTTAACCCTGCTGTGACCATTGCTTTCGCAACTTGCAAAAGATTTCCATGGAAAGAGGTTATATATATGTTGTTATTGTTTACTACATAATGCATGATTTGTTGGTATTTTATTTCAAGTTACAATCTTGGTTGAGTTCTTCTCAGGTTTGGTAACCTAATTACTGTTGGTGTTTGAACTAataaaagaaagagagaaaatataGAGAAGTAGTGAATAAAATGAGATACATACTTCTATTTTATTTCTGATAACCAACGTGTAGTTTTATATACTAGAAAATACTAAAACTCCTAAAAAATAGAACTTATCTTATCTACTAATTATTTGAAAAATACCTAACAAACTAATCAACAAAATTTCAAGAaaacaattcaaataattttgaattattctCAACACTCCCTcataattcaaaattcaaaattctaaaattaattcGATGATGTTGTACTTCCCACCATCATCATTGTTGTTGGAGCCCTTCTCTCCACAGTTTCATTTGGGAGCCCTTCTCTCCACAGTTTCATgttgatgcacttctcaccaaTGTACACATTGGAGCACTTCTCTCCAATATCAAAATAGTTCTTCATCAAATACTTGTGTCTTATTGACACTTTCTTCCGTCTTGACTCTACAATACTTTTGCACATGTCCAAACCTCTTGCATTTAAAACATTTAGGCCTTTCCTTGTTCCAACAATCTTTTTCTTCATGCCCATTCTTCTTATAATGACCACATTGAGTAAATTTTATTTTTTGCTTTTGAGTTTTTGTCAAAAAAGCTCCTTCAACCGCATTTTCAGTTTCTTTGTTTCTCATCGCTCTTCTTTGTTCTTGAGCTTGCAGAGAATTAATTAGTTCGGATAAAGATAGTTCACTTATATCTTTTGAATCTTCAAGAGATGAAAGTTTTGACTCAAACCTTTCGGGCAAACTCACAAACAGCTTCTCTACAATTTTGCTATCAGGTACATCTTCTCCCATCAGCCGCATTTTGTTAATAACACCCATCAAATTATCATAATAATCTTGTATAGTGTCTTTTTCTTTCATGGCTAAAGTCTCAAAATCCCTTTTGAGATTTAAAACTTGCATCCTGTTTATTCTTGCGTTGCCTTCATACAATTCTTTTAGTTTATTCCAAGCCTCTTTTCCTGTTTCACAAGTCATAATTCTTGTGAAAATCGATTCTGACACGGCCGTATGAATAATTGATAAAGCTCTTGGACCCTTACTTGACTCATTTTCGTGAAACTTGATTTGATTTAGAGTAGGATTGTCGGTAAGAGGTTGTATCTCCCTCCCACTTTCCACCCATGTCCATAAACCCAAACCTTTTAAATGAGTTTTCATCTTAACAGCCCATACTTGATAATTTTCACCATTAAAAAATGGAGGAGAAAGATTTGGTGTTTGATTTGAAGACATGGCTATGTTATATCACAGACCCTTAAGATCAATAAGGCTCATGATACCACTGTTGGTGTTTGAACTAataaaagaaagagagaaaatataGAAAAGTAGTGAATAAAATGAGATACATACTTCTATTTTATTTCTGATAACCAACGTGTGGTTTTATATAGTAGAAAATACTAAAACTCCTAAAAAATAGAACTTATCTTATCTACTAATTATTTGAAAAACACCTAACAAACTAATCAACAAAATTTCAAGAaaacaattcaaataattttgaattattctCAACAATTACTTAGTTTTAACATAATTTTTCAACTCAGGTAACGCCTTACATCTTTGCTCAAGTAAGTGGATCAACCCTAGCCAGCGGAACTCTCCGGCTTATATTCAACGGGAAGCAAGATGAGTTTTCAGGCACCCTCCCATCAGGATCAGAACTCCAGTCCTTTGTCTTAGAGTTTGTGATTACCTTCTACCTAATGTTTGTCATATCCGGTGTTGCCACTGATAATCGAGCTGTTAGTCCATTTTTCTCAACTCATCCTAAATTTAATCTTCATACTAATTTTAATATAATGAAAACTAGAGTAAACATCGCTAGCCTAGTGGCGATGCTCCTTCTCCCACCCCTTCCCCTCATGGCCAAAGGTAATAGGTACAATATCGCACTCCCATCCCCGTATGTTACAAAAATTTGTGCATTGAAAAGTAAAACATGGAAAAAGAGAATGAATTGAACACTAATATATCCCACTTTAAGGTTAGTGACCCTGGTGTTTCAATTGCAAATGCAGATTGGTGAACTAGCTGGGCTTGCTGTCGGGGCTACTATTGTGGTTAATGTCATGATAGCAGGGTATCAGTCTATAACCACAATTCTCACTTCTTTAATACTTCTTTCCCGTGAAACACGACTCCTATAGAAAATTTAAAGGGCTGTTTAATAGGCCAATATCAGGAGCTTCAATGAATCCGGCAAGGAGTCTGGGTCCAGCAATAGTATCAAGCATATACAGAGGAATATGGATCTACATGGTTGCTCCTATAGCAGGGGCCATAGCTAGAGGTGGCCAAACGTGCGGGTTCGAACCGCACATTCGGGACCGGCT
Encoded here:
- the LOC141664195 gene encoding aquaporin NIP1-1-like — protein: MEEGSNGDHEGLAVSVKDGNMNNLHNESSASILTLAFMQKVIAEMLGTYFVIFAGEAAVTVNLAKSNVVTLPGISIVWGLAVMVMVYSVGHISGAHFNPAVTIAFATCKRFPWKEVTPYIFAQVSGSTLASGTLRLIFNGKQDEFSGTLPSGSELQSFVLEFVITFYLMFVISGVATDNRAIGELAGLAVGATIVVNVMIAGPISGASMNPARSLGPAIVSSIYRGIWIYMVAPIAGAIAGAWVYNIIRFTNKPLREITKSASFLRSAARN